CTCAGATCCACTCCTCCCCTCCACTGGTCATCCAAGTGTCCATTCTGTTCCCCACAGGCCATGGTGACCCCAGGGAGGTCCCtttgcctttctcctgcccctctccagcccgAGGCCGCTCCTCTGCTCGCTCTCTCCGGCCTCATCCCGCACGgatcctctcctcccttcctcacCGGCTGCTGCCAAGGAAGGAGGACGCAGAGAGTCCCGAGTTCAGAGCCCTGCCCGCTACCCCTGGAGAGCCCTGGCTGCGCTCCACAAGGGGCTCGGACTTCCCAGAGAAATTGTCTGCTGGGCTCCCTTGGGTTACCTCAGCAATCCTCTCAAAAATGCCACCTCACTCCCCTTGACATCCCCTCGCATGCTCCTACACAAACAGTTCTTGTGTCCCCTCTAAATTACCCTGGGCTTACAGCTGCATGAATGCCTTGACCTGTGCCCACTGGTCATGATTCAGCCAAGCAAAATAGAGAGAAAATCTTGCTTGGGCTTTAAGAACTGGAAATAACTTGGAAGCACAAGAAAtcacctttttcttctggtttttctttcagatgctgGACTTGCCTCTGTGGATGTGTGATGAGCTCTCGCTGCAGGGGACTGTCAGGGCTGAACGGCTATGAGTTGGTGTTCTTCTCCCTGGGGAATCAGAAATTATCATTAATTagaccacagaaatgctttctgaaacctttcccctttcctgccctttgctggtacatcttctctttctgcctttgaatCTACAGCAGTTCCCTGAGGTCATTTGCCCTGCCTAACTTGAGTGCTCCTCCTAGCTGGGAAGAACTGGGATAAGTTAGGGGAGACAGAGGGGAAGGTTTTCAGTTTCACCCAGATCCCAGATTCCTTAGGCAGTTaatcccagcagggaggaaaagaggagccCTGCATCCTTCTCACTCACCCCACAGCAtgggcaggaccaggagccctccagggcagagccctggtgctgaAGCCTCCTGGCTTTGGCTGCTCAAACACCACAGCTTTTGGCAAAGATGGGAGGAGTGTGatgctttttcctgtcctgaaagagaggaggcaaagaaaattaagtccACTGCAGAAGTCTGAGGCTCCCAGCTTTCACATTTCTGCTCTGATTGCTCACTGTGGGGTTTTATCCATGACAGGTGACACCTATTCAGAGTGtccttttcccagcattttcatTCCTAACTATTTCAGACATTACATGGAAGCAGGACATTGGCACACCAAGGCTAAGAGCTGGGGAAGTGTAgggggagagctggagaagtgaAGCAGCAGGCATTTAGTTGCTCAGATTCATCAGTGCTGGGAACTTGGAGAAGAGGTGGTGCTGCATGCACCAAGGACAGAATGCCCGTGCCTtggttgttttcctttgctcGTAACCCCGGGCTTCAGCCCctctccagaggagcagagaattcCTCCAGGGTAAGAGGGACTCTGGTCCCACTGCAGGCATGTGTCCAGTAGAGGAGGGCAATTGTTGACAGGGCCTGAGCACGTGAAatcaaaccccacaaacaatGCAATGCACTCCGTGAGCTGCAGCACCAAGTGttcacagcaggcagaggcaggaggtgcaCGCAGGACAGAGAAGCACCACTGCACTTGGTGTTTGTGCTTACCTGTGTTTTTGTTCTGCTTACCTTCACAGCTGCTCTTCTGCCAAGGTCAGTTCCATTTTGAGAAGGCTGTCTCCCGTGGAGTCAAGGCTGGAAATCCTCACTTAGCATTTCCAGGTGACATCTGGATTTGCCAGGAAGCGGGTGCACACTGAGATGACCATTTCTGCGACAGGTCAGTcagaaatcatggaatcagaaacttgctcctcactgccccacttggaaatacattaaaaaaaaaaaaaaaaaaaaaaaaaccaaccacctCAGAACAACCCATAAAAGACAGAGCTAAGTGCAGCTCCCTCTTCATTAACTAAAATATTAGGAACAAGATTGGAAGTTTTAAACGGAATagattcagaaatattaatgaataaattaacCAGTGCAACAAGTGATCTAAGAAAGCTAGATCAGCCCCTACGATCCTCTTTATTAGCACTAAAAACTAGCCAGTGACAAATCTCTAAAGTATTGCCAAAGTAGAAAAAAGTTACAGACCAAGACCATGAGTTAATAATAAAGGCACTTAATATGGCCCAGGAAAATGTGTCATTGGCTCTCAGGTGCATACAGGCACAATTATAGATGCAGTCAACAGTTGCTTTAGTAATAAGAGAAAGAAGTGAAGGTgcttttccaattaaaattcGGAAAATTGTCTGGGACAATgcaaacaatttaaaaagaaaacttcaatCCTGGTAGACTCTGGTAAATTTTACTTATGACCCTATCACTGAAATGGCTACTGCTTTTGTGCTTACTATACGTAATGCCATGATTTACACTATCCACCCTATTattgcattaaaattaaatcataaaAAGGCAGTGCTCTATCCCTCGGAGCACAGAGCATGGGCCCGAATGATAAATGAGAAATGGCAAACTGTAAATTCAGAATCTTGTGCTACAAGGAAACAACTAGGGTTTATCTGTGAGAGTAACACAATTGATGCACAAGATATATGTCTAGATACTGAGCAAAGTATTTGCCACTTTGAGATTCATCCAGATACTAGTCAGGAAACTGTGCTTGTATATATTGGCTTAGGCTGTGTATGTTTAAGAACTGCTTGTGCTTCTGTAGAAATAGATGATAATGTAATCTTATCCACTAAAAACCATTCTAACCTTTGTATTTGTAGTTTTGTTAAGAGAGTTAGATGTGACTTTTCATATGTGACACCAGTTACATCCCACCAGTTAATAAGATCTAATTACACAATATATCATAAATTATTACCTACACCCATTAGAATGAATCTTACATTAGTGAGGCAGCTAATGAAGCACCAAGACCTGACAGAAATCCTGAAAGAGATTCAAGAAAATAGGCAAAAGACGAGGATCCACCTTCCCGACACGGGCCAGCGCCTCTGCCGCGACCCCCGCCCGCTCCGGCCGccgccacccccgcgcggggctcGGGCGGCGATCGCGGCTGGGGCGGGGTGCGGTGAGCCGGGCCGGTGCCCCGCGCTGGGCAAACAGCGCTCCGCATCCCGTTAACCCCTTCGCCCACCCGCGCCGCGCACCGGCCCCACGGCCCGGCGGGGAATGGGGCGGGGGGTCCCGGCCGCCCCCTCTGCCCGGTACCGGagagcggcagcgccggggaccccgcccgcccgccggaCAATAGCCGAGCTGAGCGCGGGGAGCTCCCCCCACGAGCCGGGACGAGCCGGGCCGGACCGGGCCAAGCGGGGCCGAGTCTCGCCAGCCCGCCGCGACTCCCGGagtccccggtgtccccccccGTACCTGCTCGCCCGGGTCCCGCCGCCGGTCCATGGCCACGCCGCGCCGGAACGGAGCGCCCCGCCCACGGCGGTGACATCATCGTCCCGCCCGGCCAATGGCACCGTGCCACGTCACGGGGCGGTCCCACGCCCTCCATTCAAACACGAGTGGGGCGGGGGGGCGGAACCCTTGGCCCCGCCCGGGGCGCCCGGCGGGAGCGGGGAACACGAGAGGGGACacgagaggggacaggagtggggacaggagtggggacaggagtggggacaggagcgggGACacgagaggggacaggagtggggacaggagtggggacaggagtggggacacgagtggggacaggagtggggacaggagtggggacaggagaggggacaggagtggggacaggagagggaacaCGAGTGGGGACACGAGAGGGGACACGAgagggggacaggagtggggacaggagtggggacaggagtggggacacaagagggggacaggagtggggacacgagagggggacaggagtggggacaggagtggggacacgagagggggacaggagtggggacacgagagggggacaggagtggggacaggagaggggacacgaGCGGGGACAGGAGTGAGGACACGAGAGGGGGACAGGAGTGtggacaggagtggggacacgagaggggacaggagtggggacaggagtggggacaggagtgagGACACGAgagggggacaggagtggggacacgggagggggacaggagtggggacacgagaggggacaggagaggggacacgagaggggacaggagtggggacacgagtggggacaggagtggggacacgagaggggacaggagaggggacaggagtggggacacgaGTGGGGACAGGTTGTTCACACCTGGGTGGTTCGCGCGTGGGTTGTTCACGCCTGGGTGGTTCAAGCGTGGTTTTTTCACACGTGGGTGATCCACACGTGGGTTTTCCTCGAGTGGgttttccacgcgagtttttttccacgcgagtttttttccacgcgtgttttttccacgcgagtttttttccacgcgagtttttccacgcgagttttttccacgcgagtttttccacgcgtgttttttccacgcgtgtttttccacgcgtgttttttccacgcgatGTTTTTttcacgcgtgttttttccacgcgtgtttttccacgcgagttttttccacgcgtgatttttccacgcgtgttttttccacgcgatgttttttccacgcgagtttttttcacgcgagtgttttttccacgcgtgttttttccacgcgtgttttttccacgcgtgttgttttccacgcgagttttttccacgcgtgtttttttccacgcgtgttttttccacgcgtgttttttttCCACCCGAGTTTTTTCACGTGTGTGGGTGGCTCACCTGTGGGTGGCTCACCCGTGGGCAGCTCACCTGTGAGTGGCTCACCCGTGGGTGGCTCACCTGTGGGTGGTTCACGTGTGGGCAGCTCACCTGTGGGTGGTACACCTGTGGGTGGCTCACCTGTGGGCGGGTCACACGTGGGTGGCTCACCCGTGGGCAGCTCACCTGTGGGTGGCTCACCCGTGGGCACCTTACCCGTGGGCAGCTCACCTGTGGGTGGTTCACGTGTGGGCAGCTCACCTGTGGGTGGTACACCTGTGGGTGGCTCACCTGTGGGCAGCTCACCTAGGGGTGGCTCACCCGTGGGTGGTTCACCTGTGGGCAGCTCACCTGTGGGTGGCTCACCCGTGGGTGGCTCACCTGTGGGTGGCTCACCCGTGGGCAGCTCACCTGTGGGTGGTTCACCTGTGGGTGGTTCACCTGTGGGTGGCTCACCCGTGGGTGGCTCACCTGTGGGCGGCTCACCTGTGGGCAGCTCACCTGTGGGCGGCTCACCTGTGGGCAGCTCACCTGTGGGCAGCTCACCTGTGGGGCTCACGCATGGGCGGGGCATTGCTGGAAAAGCGCCCGAGTTCCCggcagccccatcccctcctcctgctgccagcgcCTGCCAGCTTTGTCTTGCCGACGCTGCCGAGCCAGCGGGGAGCTCTCCCTGAACGCTGGGGATCGCTGTCCGGACACCCCAGGGTGCCAGAACAAAgcacacccccaaaatcccccatccccagcgctggctgctgccagaaaCCTCCCCAGtaaccccagagacccccaggcaCAGCCGAGGGGTTCAGCCCCTTCCCCGAAGTTCACCCAGGGCGGAGCATTGCCCAGAGGATCCCGGCTGGATGCTCTGCCCGCCCCGCCTTGGCCAGGTGGGCACCGGGACACGCTGGGTGCCGTGGgcagcatctccctgcagcttcctcacCGCACCggcagtgtcacctcccagcacagcaccagccccaaacctgcctcgggtgtggctgcagcctcgggctcctcctggcagccagggatgagctgggtcagggcaggTGAGCAGCGCCTGGGCTGTCCCAAAGCGCACACAGATCCCTCGCGGATGGGATCCAGGGCTGcatccccccattcccaggatgGGAGATGTGTCTGAGCTCACAGCCCTCAGCCAGGGATCAGCCCCGACACCAGGAGCCTGCCTGGCACACGGAATGTCCCTTGCACGGGTGCCATCCCTTGCCCAAGGAGCATTCCTTGCTCTGGGaactcccctgtgctgctcaactccccagagctgctctgccccgtGTCTCCGGCCGCTCCGTGTCCCAGCCCCGTGGGAGGAAGGTCCCTCTTGCACAAGCAGggatggctggggctggagttGAGCTGCACACGAGGAGCAGGGTTTGtccagccaggcacagaatcccctctgtgcccgtgagtggggtctgggggctccccAGGAGGGGAcggcagccctgggtgctgtgctgcccaggtgGGTCAGAGGAGTCacccacctgcagtgccagctgctctggggacactgtgaggggacagagagtGACTGTGGCTCAGCAGCAAGGCCACCAGTGCAGCCCAACCCTCCCAGTGcaagggggagcagcagggaccccaaaacctgcacaacgctcccctggcagcccctggcctGGGATGTGGCTCCCAGGTGCTGTGACAGGGActgtgcagcccctggcactgacCTGGTGTTGTGctgagccctccccagccccagccccagctggtgACAGCTGATGAAACCTGAACGCCTCACCTGGATTTTCCTGCCAGGcctgaagggcagagcaggagagggcgGCTGTGACCCAGCCCAGGAGaatccccagtgccagggctgctgctggcagggctgtcctgtcccaccccccatttcccagcagctccagccccctctGCGACGGGGACATGCAGGACacggccagcacagctccctgcacccTTCTGGGCTCCACCCAGCACCTCTGGCACCCCAGGTCCTTCCCTGGTGCCACAGGGCTGCCACGAGCccagtggggcagcaggacacacggacacggggcACTGGCCCTTTCTGTGGCAGAGCAAGGTGCCAGAGAGGGGACACTCTTGTCCTCAGGATGGTTATCGGCATCTCCCTCGGCTCAGGCCGGGTGCCACggccctgccaggctggtgctggctcACCCATAGGCACtgtgggggctgtgctgtgcagaaaccccaaaatggcCACGGACCCCCCCGGGCATCCACACCCCCGAATGCCCTCAGGCCTCTGCACAAAACCCCActgaaaacccccaaacccccagaaacGCCAAGGGGAGGCTCCAATTGCTTCATCCGAgtcctccccagagcccccgaGGTGCAAAGTCAGAGGGGATGAGCACCACGTGCACCCACTGGGGCTCTCCGGGGGTTTCAGTCCTGGGTTCTCCTcgggggggctgtgctgggccaggcacCAAGGAGGGGGGGAATGAATTGTGCCCTGGGATCCTTCCCCCAAAGGCTGTGGGGGTGCCAAGTGCAGGGTTCAAGTCCAGAGGTTTGAGATCAGCAGAGCTCCTCTCGCCCTCTTtagtttggggtctctgtgtcaccgcttgtccccatgtcctggggGAGCCACGAGTGGAGGGGCCGGGGTTTGGCACGGCAGGAGCCCCTcacccagcccccagcacccactgGAGTCCAGCAGCAGGTCCGGGGTGGCCCCCATGGGTGCCAAGGGTGATGTCAGCACAGCCCGAGCCCCGCCCGAGGAGTCTGTGACACTTTGGCCAAGGAGGGGACCTGACCTTGGCATCCAGCTCCGGTGCTgcccagaaagcagaaaacccctggggctgctccccttcctcctccttgctgctttttccttttctcttactGTCTTGGGGCTTTTCTTTtcgtttcttttttttccctaatttttcccccccctctcctgttggttttttttttttccttctgtttaaaTATCAAACGAAAGAGGAAAACCCAGCGAGGGGAGCTCTGGAGCCGggggccaggctgctgggagggcaGTACAGGGTCCCgggctggctgctgggggcGTTgccgggggtctggggggtgggAGTCCTGCTGGCTTTGGGGCGGAACAGGCTGCCCTGCTGCGTGGAGGTGCTGTGGGAGAGCGGGGTGTGCTCGGGCTCGCCCGAATCGCTCTCGGTGTAGCTGTAAGCCTGTGCCCGGGAGATGCCCTTCTGGTGCCCCGGGTCCACCTCGTACTCGCTGTCACTGCCCTGAAAAACGGGATGGAGGATGTGGTgacaaccccaaaattcaataGGGTCAGGCTCTGATCCAGCaatgggatgggagctggacCAGGGGAGTTCGGGAGGAATTCCCACATGAAAAGGGAGGCcgggcactggaaggggctgcccggggaggtttggggtccctggagctgtcctggactcagggctctgggctggggacaaggtggggatggacacagctTGGATTCGGTGATGtcagagctcttttccagcctaaacgGTTCTGTGATTTCCTGGTGCTTTCCCAGTGCTCTTTCGGGAATGCTGGCAAGCACATCCCCAAAGTATTTAAAGGCTGGGACggctgcagcatcactggggGGTTTCTGCCTCttgctaaaacaaaataaaacctcataCATAGTAACAGAACATAATCGTCCTTCTGGACCACAACAGTTGATGACAGTTCGATTTCCTgcataaataaaatgagaagaaaatcagaaccCATAAAACATAACCCTTATCCACCGCACACAACTTTCGGCTCACCTGCCACCGCTCTTGTCTCGAGCGCCCAATTACACCACGactctctgtgctccccaggaaCCTCAAATATCGCCCTGCCTGACGAAAACCCCGGTCCCTGGCCGTTCTGCGCCCAAACTTTGGTGATGAACTTCACCGCGCAGACCGGCCGGGACCcgggaaaaaaaaactccagccagggaggaaatttaaaaaaaaaaaaccctggctggggaatttttattctaaatttaaaattggtTGAAAAGCCTGGAAGGCAAAACTCACTCACACAAAATTACAACCGGTCACCACGCACACTCGCACAGGCATACGCTAGCGGTGGCAGACGGACACAAACTCTCACACACAGACTGTCACACAATCTTCAGCTGGTAAGCGGACTGCAACCCTTACCTGAAACGGTACGCTGAACAGGATGCTTGACCGCATCCTCTGGCTGCTGGTCCTCGACATCGAGGGACAGGTTCTGTGAAAGGTGGCGGCTGAGAACCGGAAATCTGCCTCGGGGACCTGCGAGACAGAAGCGGGAGGTCAGTGAGTGGTTACCTGAGAGCCAAGAGACATCCCCACACATTTTCTACCCAAAACCCCAGGTAAACTGCAGGTAAAAAGAACTTAGAACAAAATTTAAAGCCCAGCATAATAGCTGGACAGCCCCAGACATCTTGAGTGAATGTGCAGATCTGATCTAGAGTCCAACACCACCCCACAGTACAAAACCCAAGTCCCTGCACCTTGTCCTATCTTGACTATGcatcagggcagagcagctccagaccAAATGCGTGCAGGCACCCGTGACACAGGACATGACAAACGAGGGGAGGACAGGGGGACGAAAAAACTCAGCAAGAAGAACCACGAGGACTGAGAGAATGCAAAATGAGATCACTGAGGGAAGACTGACAGCAAGCTGACAAGGCTGGAAAAAGATCCTAGCAGAATGATTTGCTTCAAGAACTGCAGAGATGGATGCCTGAGAATCCTCTTCTTATCTTCCCATTCCTCTAATTCCTCATCTCTTGTAATGGATCCTTCAGGTGCACAGCTGGCAATACAGGTCAGAGCAAGACCTTAAGAGATGAGACTGGATGCTTTCCAAAAGAGAAGAGATTCAGATGCCTGTCCAAGCTCCTGAGTCCAAGGTTTGATGGCACCAGAGCCAGGATGATGAATGCAGAGAGCACAAGATGCTATGGATGACCTCAGGGTTTCTGATAGGCCCCTCAAAGGGCTAAAGGTAAGAGACATACAACACACACAGAagacacacacagcacaagAGACAAGTGACATGACACCCAGAggaactgctctgccctgtgcaaaTCAGCATTGAGATCAAATTGAGACTCTTCCCCTTATGGGGCCTGAGGGGCTGCTTCTtggacatccccagctccaaagctgcctcaaaaatccctcctgacaaTTCCAGACACAGCATCCCactcccatcccctctgtgggTTGGAGCCCAGCACTTATCTGTCAGAGATCCAGGTATGAGAATCCATGCCAGGTGTGCAGTAAAAAAGCTTCACCATCTGGGAAATTCCTGCCATCGCTGGGCTGTTGTCCCTTAGTCagctacaataaagaaaaccagacaTCAGTGCATGCACTGAGCAGCAAACAGGCCAAAACCTGATAATTTCACTACTCACCATCTCCCAGGAATGCCCAGTgcctcactcactcactccagCTGCACTCAGAGGTTGAGACTGTCCTAGCAGGGCAGGCCTGGCTTAAGAAGAGACAAGGTGATGTGGCATGGCTGAAACTTGACTGGACCCAAACTCCTTCTCCCAAACTCCCAGACTCACCTCAACTGCTCAGCTCTTGCCAAAGCCTACCTGGCTGGCATCTTCAAATAGGAGAAGGTGAAGGCTTCATCAGAGTCCTGGAATACTGCTGGAGGGCTCACAGGAGCAGTGAACTGGGTCTCTGggccagctgggcagagccatcTCAGGGTAGTTCAAGGGCACTGcctaaaacacacaaagaacaaTGAATGCTGAGAGCTGCACCAGAGATTGAGACCTGAGCAAAAACAACTGATTCAGACCATCAGAAACTGCTCACCTTGCCCACTGATATCCAGCTTCATTTCctaaaaacaaagacaaagaTAAATGCTGTAACACAGTCACCGTTAACATTGCCCCTGCAAAGGCAAACTGTGACTGACCTGTTCAGGGCAAATCCCTTACCCAGGGGGGCCCTTGTCCTCAACTTGGATCCATCTGCATCTGAAACAGAGGCAGGACAAAAGtcaaagctgctgcaggataGCTTAACACCTCCAAACATCTGGGATCAATCTGCAGACCTCAACTAGAGTCCAACCCCACCCCACATCACTAAAATCAAGT
The window above is part of the Catharus ustulatus isolate bCatUst1 chromosome 8, bCatUst1.pri.v2, whole genome shotgun sequence genome. Proteins encoded here:
- the LOC116999185 gene encoding basic proline-rich protein-like yields the protein MGDFGGVLCSGTLGCPDSDPQRSGRAPRWLGSVGKTKLAGAGSRRRGWGCRELGRFSSNAPPMREPPTGEPPTGELPTGEPPTGEPPTGEPPTGELPTGEPPTGELPTGKVPTGEPPTGELPTGEPPTCDPPTGEPPTGVPPTGELPTREPPTGEPPTGEPLTGELPTGEPPTGEPPTHA
- the LOC116999827 gene encoding translation initiation factor IF-2-like isoform X1: MAGISQMVKLFYCTPGMDSHTWISDRSPRQISGSQPPPFTEPVPRCRGPAARGCGQASCSAYRFRSRPVCAVKFITKVWAQNGQGPGFSSGRAIFEVPGEHRESWCNWALETRAVAGNRTVINCCGPEGRLCSVTMYEVLFCFSKRQKPPSDAAAVPAFKYFGDVLASIPERALGKHQEITEPFRLEKSSDITESKLCPSPPCPQPRALSPGQLQGPQTSPGSPFQCPASLFMWEFLPNSPGPAPIPLLDQSLTLLNFGVVTTSSIPFFRAVTASTRWTRGTRRASPGHRLTATPRAIRASPSTPRSPTAPPRSRAACSAPKPAGLPPPRPPATPPAASPGPCTALPAAWPPAPELPSLGFPLSFDI
- the LOC116999827 gene encoding proline-rich receptor-like protein kinase PERK2 isoform X3, whose product is MCGDVSWLSGNHSLTSRFCLAGPRGRFPVLSRHLSQNLSLDVEDQQPEDAVKHPVQRTVSGNRTVINCCGPEGRLCSVTMYEVLFCFSKRQKPPSDAAAVPAFKYFGDVLASIPERALGKHQEITEPFRLEKSSDITESKLCPSPPCPQPRALSPGQLQGPQTSPGSPFQCPASLFMWEFLPNSPGPAPIPLLDQSLTLLNFGVVTTSSIPFFRAVTASTRWTRGTRRASPGHRLTATPRAIRASPSTPRSPTAPPRSRAACSAPKPAGLPPPRPPATPPAASPGPCTALPAAWPPAPELPSLGFPLSFDI
- the LOC116999827 gene encoding translation initiation factor IF-2-like isoform X2 → MAGISQMVKLFYCTPGLDSHTWISDRSPRQISGSQPPPFTEPVPRCRGPAARGCGQASCSAYRFRSRPVCAVKFITKVWAQNGQGPGFSSGRAIFEVPGEHRESWCNWALETRAVAGNRTVINCCGPEGRLCSVTMYEVLFCFSKRQKPPSDAAAVPAFKYFGDVLASIPERALGKHQEITEPFRLEKSSDITESKLCPSPPCPQPRALSPGQLQGPQTSPGSPFQCPASLFMWEFLPNSPGPAPIPLLDQSLTLLNFGVVTTSSIPFFRAVTASTRWTRGTRRASPGHRLTATPRAIRASPSTPRSPTAPPRSRAACSAPKPAGLPPPRPPATPPAASPGPCTALPAAWPPAPELPSLGFPLSFDI